The following proteins are co-located in the Solea solea chromosome 21, fSolSol10.1, whole genome shotgun sequence genome:
- the bbs1 gene encoding Bardet-Biedl syndrome 1 protein: MLESSSDGGRWLDAHYDPVAGLYTFSSCVDLADLSGDGESRLLVGDLGSGSSGMKLKVFRGTALLSESTLLDLPTGLVSFFMDLHEPRIPAIAVASGPCVYVYKNLRPYFKFTLPGLEVNALEQDVWQQAREGHIDPVTLKEMLEGVRKKADIPLSVRSLRFLSLETSDMDEFVQLHKQQPIRRQTVITCIGTLKKSTADEDGVSCLVIGTESSDVYVLDPEAFIILSKMSLPAPPTMMDVTGQFDVEFRVTVACRNGNIYILRRDSDKPKYCVELSSHPVGLVRVGKSVVVGCTDESLQGFTQKGKRLWRTILPAPITTMAAMDLPTRGFQAVLVGLANCDVQLYRDKNLLSTIKTPDVVTSICFGRYGREDGTLIMTTKGGGMMVKILKRTATFDDRDSAPGPPLAQGVRLNVPKKTKLYVDQTLRERENGVAMHRAFQMDLSRMRLAAAKAYVKALESSLAPVSSSLSEPLKMNAVVQGLGPSFKLTLNVQNTAACRPVMNLAVSFLYDESLYRMRNPYMRIPLLVPGLVYPVETFVECTSDKGISDIIKVFVLHEGKSRPLLTAHINMPVSEGLTLN; encoded by the exons ATGTTAGAGAGCAGCAGTGATGGAGGGAGGTGGTTGGACGCTCACTATGACCCCGTAGCTGGTCTGTACACCTTCTCGTCGTGTGTTGACCTCGCTGACCTCAGCGGTGACGGTGAGAGTCGTCTGCTGGTGGGCGACCTGGGCTCGGGTTCCTCTGGTATGAAGCTGAAGGTTTTCCGGGGCACGGCCCTGCTGAGTGAGAGCACGCTGCTGGACCTGCCCACCGGCCTCGTCTCGTTCTTCATGGATCTGCACGAGCCACGGATCCCCGCCATCGCCGTGGCGTCGGGACCCTGTGTCTACGTCTACAAGAACCTGAGGCCGTACTTCAAGTTCACGCTGCCCGGGCTGGAGGTCAACGCGCTGGAGCAG GACGTGTGGCAGCAGGCGAGGGAGGGTCACATCGACCCCGTGACCCTGAAGGAGATGCTAGAGGGCGTCAGGAAGAAGGCAGACATCCCGCTGTCCGTGCGCTCCCTCAGGTTCCTCTCTCTGGAGACCAGCGACATGGACGAGTTCGTCCAGCTGCACAAACAGCAGCCAATCAGGCGGCAG ACCGTCATCACCTGCATCGGAACTCTGAAGAAGAGCACAGCCGACGAGGACGGCGTCAGCTGTTTGGTGATCGGGACGGAGAGCAGCGATGTCTACGTCCTCGACCCCGAGGCCTTCATCATCTTGTCAAAG ATGTCGCTGCCGGCTCCTCCCACCATGATGGATGTGACGGGTCAGTTTGACGTGGAGTTCCGCGTCACGGTGGCGTGTCGCAACGGAAACATCTACATTCTGCGCAG GGACTCGGACAAACCCAAGTACTGCGTGGAGCTGTCGTCTCACCCAGTCGGGCTGGTCAGGGTCGGGAAGAGCGTGGTGGTCGGCTGCACCGACGAGAGTCTGCAGGGCTTCACACAGAAG gGGAAGAGGTTGTGGAGGACCATCCTACCCGCTCCCATCACCACCATGGCCGCCATGGACCTGCCCACGCGGGGTTTCCAGGCCGTCCTGGTGGGCCTGGCTAACTGCGATGTGCAGCTGTACCGTGACAAGAACCTGCTGAGCACCATCAAGACGCCCGACGTGGTCACCAGCATCTGCTTCGGCCGCTACGGACGCGAGGACGGGACGCTGATCATGACCACCAAAGGCGGTGGCATGATGGTGAAGATCCTGAAGAGGACAGCGACATTCGACGACCGGGACAGCGCCCCCGGGCCGCCGCTGGCCCAGGGCGTGCGTCTCAACGTGCCCAAGAAGACCAAGCTGTATGTGGACCAGACGCTAAGGGAGCGGGAGAACGGCGTGGCCATGCACCGAGCCTTCCAGATGGATCTGAGCCGCATGCGACTGGCCGCCGCCAAAGCCTACGTGAAGGCGCTGGAGTCCAGCCTGGCACCAGTGTCATCCAGCCTCTCTGAGCCACTCAAGATGAACGCCGTGGTCCAGGGTCTGGGTCCGTCCTTCAAACTGACCCTGAACGTGCAGAACACGGCGGCGTGTCGTCCCGTCATGAACCTCGCCGTCAGCTTCCTGTACGACGAGAGCCTGTATCGCATGAGGAACCCGTACATGAGGATCCCGCTGCTGGTGCCCGGTCTGGTCTACCCCGTGGAGACCTTTGTGGAGTGCACCAGTGACAAGGGCATCTCTGACATCATCAAAGTGTTTGTCCTGCACGAGGGGAAGAGCCGCCCCCTGCTGACCGCTCACATCAACATGCCCGTGAGCGAAGGACTGACGCTCAACTGA
- the lect2.1 gene encoding leukocyte cell derived chemotaxin 2, tandem duplicate 1, producing MRRIVAALALLCVCEAVRFGQLCSGNPNNGRRTSDSWGHGHFGAKRGTREHKGLDIACEDGSVVYAPFDVTLEGRLTVYTDSAKAAINSGINLSGGGLRFKLFYVRPDRTSGTVTKGQRIGVMLPMQSVYPGITSHVHVQMYDKSDPTPYF from the exons ATGAGACGCATCGTCGCAGCGCTCG ccttgctgtgtgtgtgtgaggccgtTCGGTTCGGTCAGCTCTGCAGTGGAAACCCAAACAACGGAAGGAGGACAAGTGACAGCTGGGGACATGGTCACTTCGGAGCCAAACG GGGAACCCGGGAACACAAAGGTTTGGACATAGCGTGTGAGGACGGCTCAGTCGTCTACGCTCCGTTTGACGTTACACTTGAAGGCCGACTCACCGTCTACACTGACTCCGCTAAGGCCGCCATCAACAGCGGCATCAACCTGAGTGGAGGGG GTCTGCGCTTCAAACTGTTCTACGTGAGACCGGACCGCACGTCTGGGACGGTGACAAAGGGTCAGAGGATCGGCGTCATGCTGCCCATGCAGAGCGTTTACCCGGGAATCACCTCACACGTCCACGTCCAGATGTACGACAAGAGTGACCCCACACCCTACTTCTAA